One Sulfurihydrogenibium subterraneum DSM 15120 DNA segment encodes these proteins:
- a CDS encoding LPS-assembly protein LptD, which produces MRFVFFLLINFFVFILAYGQVNNVLIESDSIERDKDDVISAKGNVVITYFDKVLKSDEVIYDTKNKKITLPQKFYIKTKTFEGTGGKGWFSIEEDEGEIFDYEGKVDGVYSVRGKYLKKVKDTYYFTDGEFSSCPFNQYDWNIKAKSGKLKEKDELKAYNMTFRFCKIPIFYTPYFSYPTIDRKSGLLQPIIGQDTYNTFVYKQPLFLVINNSSDITITTDYRNKQGFGLSTEYRRLFDKGVYLNSQIDLFKEKSNGSWWQNRDKTPITNRWRIKLDSNYSPFNNWQIYTKIDIPSDKYFFEDFYNFSFLKYTAFTQSYITARTGTKDYLLETNLNYFYDLTAPNNKQTLQRLPEIRFYWKERQLFNLPVFYDFLSESTYFYRQEGTSGLRFDNTLRLSNYTYFGSILNNFELSPRLTLYLNTKDGNTIDTRFLIPLKNTTQTTFIKNYSDFNHIIIPQISFEYISKVNQSNLPIYDRSDRINEKEDIDLTLYNILNFKNDYFLRWKLSQGYSFLNYYYIGETKYNSKTKPLESSIFLNIKGYSLDSILYYDWDKKNISRTVSTASIPIYKYATYSVSYIEDKGETQQNKQISNALSINYLNYSFNGYILTNLQQKYTQRKMFTFNWNRGCWSLSFGYLDDYNITTQKHYKTIYVMINILDIHYKFPFVRN; this is translated from the coding sequence ATGAGATTTGTATTTTTTCTTTTAATAAATTTTTTTGTCTTTATACTTGCATACGGACAGGTTAATAATGTTTTAATAGAATCAGATAGTATAGAGAGAGATAAAGATGATGTTATTTCAGCTAAAGGTAACGTTGTAATCACATACTTTGATAAAGTCTTAAAGTCTGATGAAGTTATATACGATACTAAAAACAAAAAAATTACACTTCCACAAAAATTTTACATCAAAACAAAAACCTTTGAAGGAACAGGTGGTAAAGGTTGGTTTAGTATAGAAGAAGATGAAGGGGAGATTTTTGATTATGAAGGAAAAGTTGATGGAGTATACTCAGTAAGAGGAAAGTATTTAAAAAAAGTTAAAGACACTTATTACTTTACTGACGGAGAGTTTTCTTCTTGTCCTTTTAATCAGTATGACTGGAATATAAAAGCTAAATCTGGAAAGTTAAAAGAAAAAGATGAACTTAAAGCATACAATATGACTTTTAGATTTTGTAAAATTCCAATTTTTTATACTCCTTACTTTTCTTATCCTACAATCGATAGAAAATCAGGGCTTTTACAACCAATTATAGGTCAAGATACTTACAACACTTTTGTTTATAAACAACCTTTATTTTTAGTTATAAACAACAGCTCCGATATTACCATTACGACAGATTACAGGAACAAACAAGGTTTTGGATTATCTACAGAGTACAGAAGATTGTTTGATAAAGGAGTTTATTTAAATTCACAGATAGACTTATTTAAAGAAAAATCCAATGGGTCTTGGTGGCAAAACAGGGATAAAACACCTATAACAAACAGATGGCGAATAAAGTTAGACAGTAATTACTCACCTTTTAACAACTGGCAAATTTATACAAAAATTGACATTCCAAGTGATAAGTACTTCTTTGAAGATTTTTATAACTTCTCATTTTTAAAGTATACAGCTTTTACTCAATCTTACATCACAGCAAGAACAGGGACTAAAGATTACCTTTTAGAAACTAACCTTAACTATTTTTACGACCTTACAGCTCCAAACAATAAACAAACATTACAGAGGCTTCCAGAAATTAGATTTTACTGGAAAGAAAGACAACTTTTTAATCTGCCTGTATTCTACGACTTTTTATCAGAATCAACCTACTTTTACAGACAAGAGGGAACATCTGGATTAAGGTTTGATAACACTTTAAGATTATCTAACTACACTTACTTTGGCAGTATTCTAAATAACTTTGAACTTTCTCCAAGGCTAACTCTATATTTAAACACAAAAGACGGAAACACGATAGATACAAGATTTTTAATTCCTCTGAAAAATACAACACAAACAACCTTTATTAAAAATTACTCAGACTTTAACCATATAATAATTCCTCAAATCTCTTTTGAATACATATCTAAAGTAAATCAGTCAAACCTACCTATCTATGACAGGAGCGACCGTATAAATGAAAAAGAAGATATAGACCTTACACTTTACAACATCTTAAACTTTAAAAACGATTACTTTCTCCGATGGAAGTTATCTCAAGGTTATTCCTTTTTAAATTACTACTACATTGGAGAAACTAAGTATAACTCTAAAACAAAACCGTTAGAAAGTAGCATTTTCTTAAATATTAAAGGTTATAGCCTTGACAGTATTTTGTACTACGACTGGGATAAAAAGAACATCTCAAGAACGGTTTCTACAGCTTCTATACCTATTTATAAGTACGCTACCTATTCTGTATCTTACATAGAAGACAAAGGAGAAACACAACAAAATAAACAGATTTCTAACGCTTTATCTATTAACTATCTAAACTACAGTTTTAATGGATACATTCTCACAAATTTACAACAAAAGTACACCCAGAGAAAGATGTTTACATTTAACTGGAACAGAGGTTGCTGGAGCTTATCCTTTGGCTATTTAGATGATTACAACATTACCACTCAAAAACATTACAAAACTATCTATGTAATGATTAACATATTAGATATACATTATAAATTTCCTTTTGTAAGGAATTAA
- the dnaN gene encoding DNA polymerase III subunit beta, which yields MDIVVDKKSFQDAVKKVISEKKAALPVLTNFLLKAEDGKLIIQGTDLEVFTTYWINADVKEEGSVCVNAKKLTDISKVLPAASVSLYLDKNNLKIVSGKTKYSIPTTDPDDFPVFEEFPFDLAVRISGDTLLKGITKTVYAASKDESRFALNGVCFSFIEKYLDFVATDGHRLALYKGEVSGSNIEGKYIVPQKALGEIKKLVSEYEDVEVAISGSSIFFKGSDWILSARLLEGAFPDYTQVIPNSFNIEIEVSKGEILDAVKRVVVAEESDAKPIKLILKENKLIISTPTTEDTFAEDEIDIEYEQEEFEIGFNGKYIIDAINEIEDIRVVIKFINKDSQTVIIPKDENEPYLSVVMPMNI from the coding sequence ATGGATATCGTTGTTGATAAAAAAAGTTTTCAAGATGCTGTTAAAAAGGTTATTTCAGAGAAAAAAGCAGCTCTGCCTGTACTTACAAATTTTCTTTTAAAAGCAGAAGATGGAAAGTTAATAATTCAAGGAACAGATTTAGAAGTTTTTACAACTTACTGGATAAACGCTGACGTAAAAGAAGAAGGTTCTGTATGTGTTAATGCCAAAAAACTTACTGATATATCAAAAGTTTTACCTGCAGCTTCTGTAAGTTTATATTTAGATAAAAATAATTTAAAAATAGTTTCTGGAAAGACAAAATACTCTATTCCTACAACAGATCCAGATGATTTTCCAGTATTTGAAGAGTTCCCTTTCGACCTTGCTGTAAGGATATCAGGAGATACATTGTTAAAAGGAATTACGAAAACTGTTTATGCAGCATCTAAAGATGAAAGTAGGTTTGCTTTAAATGGGGTTTGTTTTTCTTTTATAGAAAAGTATTTGGATTTTGTAGCAACTGACGGACATAGATTAGCTCTTTATAAAGGTGAGGTATCTGGTAGTAATATAGAAGGAAAGTATATAGTTCCTCAAAAGGCACTAGGTGAGATTAAAAAACTTGTTTCAGAGTATGAAGACGTTGAAGTTGCTATATCTGGAAGTAGCATATTTTTTAAAGGTTCTGACTGGATACTTTCAGCGAGGCTTTTAGAGGGAGCGTTCCCTGATTACACTCAAGTTATTCCAAACTCCTTTAATATAGAAATAGAAGTTTCAAAGGGAGAGATTTTAGATGCCGTTAAAAGGGTTGTGGTTGCAGAAGAAAGCGATGCAAAACCTATAAAGTTAATACTTAAAGAAAATAAGCTCATAATATCAACACCTACAACTGAAGATACATTTGCGGAAGATGAGATAGATATAGAATACGAACAAGAAGAGTTTGAGATAGGATTTAACGGTAAATACATCATAGATGCAATAAATGAGATAGAAGATATTAGAGTTGTTATAAAATTTATAAACAAAGACAGTCAAACAGTTATCATACCAAAAGATGAAAATGAACCATATTTATCAGTTGTAATGCCAATGAATATTTAA
- a CDS encoding anthranilate synthase component I family protein: MIFLYSNSSDGWLGKQGLFLFNKPIFTLKVYKSRTYLNNFLIKTKKPLKIAESIIKKQKLFAVGFISYDYNDFILSKKIPKKDDTDFPLIYLEFHKKYTEIERNFKNSFVSKIKDITYNTEKDEFIKKVNIAKKYIENGDFYQINLSHRIDINGYFNKDAIFFNLINIQPTDYMMLIKNPEFSLISASMELFLEKNGNLIKTKPIKGTVKKTGNPELDKKLKEELRTSQKEQAENLMITDLMRNDLGKVANNIKVENLFEITEYSTLYQMSSTVSGILKEGLSIDEIIKNTFPPGSITGAPKKRSMEIIEELEDKRRSVYCGATVLIKPNLDFVMSVAIRQILFKKDKAYIYVGSGIVSDSNPVKEWEETLLKAKANLKAIGIGDL, from the coding sequence ATGATTTTTCTCTACAGTAATTCTTCTGACGGATGGTTAGGTAAACAAGGTCTATTTTTGTTTAATAAACCTATATTCACACTAAAAGTATACAAAAGTCGCACATATCTAAACAACTTCTTAATAAAAACAAAAAAACCTTTAAAAATTGCAGAAAGTATAATAAAAAAACAAAAACTCTTTGCAGTAGGATTTATATCCTATGACTACAACGATTTTATATTATCTAAAAAAATCCCAAAAAAAGACGATACTGATTTTCCTCTTATTTACTTAGAATTTCATAAAAAGTATACTGAGATTGAAAGGAATTTTAAAAATAGCTTTGTATCAAAGATAAAAGATATAACCTATAACACAGAGAAAGATGAATTTATAAAAAAAGTAAACATTGCAAAAAAATACATAGAAAATGGAGACTTTTATCAAATCAACCTATCCCACAGAATAGATATAAACGGTTATTTTAACAAAGATGCAATATTTTTTAACCTAATAAACATTCAACCAACCGATTATATGATGCTTATTAAAAATCCAGAGTTTTCTCTAATATCAGCTTCTATGGAGCTTTTTTTAGAAAAAAATGGGAATTTAATAAAAACAAAACCAATTAAAGGAACTGTAAAGAAAACAGGAAATCCTGAGTTAGACAAAAAATTAAAGGAAGAGTTAAGAACAAGTCAAAAGGAACAAGCAGAAAACCTTATGATAACAGACCTTATGAGAAATGATTTAGGTAAAGTAGCCAATAATATAAAAGTAGAAAATTTATTTGAGATAACAGAGTACTCAACACTCTACCAGATGAGCTCTACTGTAAGTGGTATCTTAAAAGAGGGCTTATCTATTGATGAAATAATAAAAAACACATTCCCTCCAGGGTCAATAACAGGAGCTCCAAAAAAGAGATCTATGGAAATTATAGAAGAACTTGAAGATAAAAGAAGGTCTGTTTACTGTGGTGCTACAGTTTTAATCAAACCAAACCTTGACTTTGTTATGAGTGTAGCCATTAGACAGATTCTTTTTAAAAAAGATAAAGCTTATATATACGTAGGTAGTGGAATAGTGTCTGATTCAAACCCAGTAAAAGAGTGGGAAGAAACATTGTTAAAGGCTAAAGCTAACCTCAAGGCAATTGGCATAGGAGATTTGTAG
- a CDS encoding OmpP1/FadL family transporter — translation MRKVLAASAILAVAAGSAFATNGDNMIGVTPASEAMGGIGVGMPIGSIDSIFRNPAWMNSEKGFTVSFGGILFMPDVKARAKDPMNGDSGYVSSRSNFFTVPEIGITNRINDQVVLGIAAYGVSGMGVDYRNKDQRLANMHTTLQFMRIIPAVSYQINPNLSVGVGLDLAWGSLDLGASMPNNRGGGQSSSYGIGAQIGIGYKIGDLTVGFNYQSPVSMKYKHVFDSNGDGSFEDLKLQQPQEVAVGIGYKVMPNLKVGLDLRWINWSDADGYKQFKWKDQTVIAVGGEYQVNPSLKLRAGYNYGKSPIRSYSNLATCMPGDPTPCHLNSIPNFTQPFPDYNVQWFNLIGFPAITEHHISLGGSYQFTKNFAVDLAYVHAFEKKVESTAMNGMVLAGAKNAQNEVGIALRWSF, via the coding sequence ATGAGAAAAGTGCTTGCAGCATCGGCAATCTTGGCAGTGGCAGCAGGGTCAGCCTTTGCAACAAACGGAGATAACATGATAGGTGTTACTCCAGCTTCTGAGGCAATGGGTGGTATAGGTGTTGGTATGCCTATAGGTTCTATTGACTCAATTTTCAGAAACCCAGCATGGATGAACAGTGAAAAAGGATTTACAGTAAGCTTTGGTGGAATCCTCTTTATGCCTGACGTAAAGGCTAGAGCAAAAGACCCAATGAATGGTGATAGTGGATACGTATCTTCAAGATCAAACTTTTTTACAGTCCCAGAAATTGGTATTACAAACAGAATTAACGACCAAGTTGTATTAGGTATTGCAGCTTACGGTGTGTCTGGTATGGGCGTAGACTACAGAAATAAAGACCAAAGACTTGCTAATATGCATACAACACTTCAGTTTATGAGAATCATACCTGCAGTCTCTTATCAGATTAATCCTAACCTTTCTGTAGGTGTAGGATTAGATTTAGCATGGGGTTCTCTTGATTTGGGAGCATCTATGCCTAATAACCGAGGTGGTGGTCAATCTTCCTCTTATGGAATAGGAGCACAGATTGGTATTGGTTATAAAATTGGAGATTTAACAGTTGGTTTTAACTATCAGTCTCCTGTAAGTATGAAATATAAACATGTATTTGATTCAAATGGAGATGGGTCTTTTGAAGACTTAAAATTACAACAACCTCAAGAAGTGGCAGTTGGTATAGGTTATAAAGTAATGCCTAACTTAAAAGTAGGTTTAGATCTAAGATGGATTAACTGGTCTGATGCAGACGGATACAAACAGTTTAAATGGAAAGACCAAACCGTAATAGCAGTAGGTGGAGAGTATCAAGTAAATCCATCTTTAAAATTAAGAGCTGGATATAACTATGGTAAATCTCCAATAAGAAGCTATAGTAATTTAGCTACTTGTATGCCTGGAGATCCTACCCCTTGTCATTTAAATTCTATTCCTAACTTTACGCAACCATTCCCAGATTACAACGTTCAATGGTTTAATCTTATAGGTTTCCCTGCTATAACAGAGCATCACATTTCACTAGGTGGAAGTTATCAATTTACAAAGAATTTTGCAGTTGATTTAGCTTACGTTCATGCATTTGAGAAAAAAGTAGAATCTACAGCAATGAATGGTATGGTTTTAGCTGGAGCTAAAAACGCACAAAATGAAGTTGGTATAGCTTTAAGATGGTCTTTCTAA
- a CDS encoding SCP2 sterol-binding domain-containing protein, giving the protein MYKKAILGTVLSLSFMSLSYAADPWMSPEWTKKFCDYWNQHLQTTMAEWAEYNVKKEKGYKTIQFYRQDCNPHKKVEVRIKYENGKSVCIYGGEAKDPNPEFVMYATDQNWKSLAKGEFGFMGMGIMSKMTFQGSKVEAMKFMEPFKAFLIGLGKVPYSDSCP; this is encoded by the coding sequence ATGTATAAAAAGGCTATTTTAGGGACGGTTTTGTCCCTTTCTTTTATGAGTTTGTCTTATGCAGCTGACCCTTGGATGAGTCCAGAGTGGACTAAAAAGTTTTGTGATTATTGGAATCAACATCTTCAAACTACTATGGCAGAGTGGGCTGAGTATAACGTAAAAAAAGAAAAAGGTTATAAAACTATACAGTTTTACAGACAAGACTGTAATCCTCATAAAAAAGTAGAAGTTAGAATTAAATACGAAAATGGAAAATCTGTTTGTATTTATGGCGGAGAAGCTAAAGACCCTAATCCTGAGTTTGTAATGTACGCAACAGACCAAAACTGGAAATCTTTAGCGAAAGGCGAGTTTGGCTTTATGGGAATGGGGATTATGTCAAAAATGACTTTCCAAGGCTCAAAAGTTGAAGCTATGAAATTTATGGAACCTTTTAAAGCCTTTTTAATAGGACTTGGGAAAGTTCCTTACTCTGACAGCTGTCCTTAA
- a CDS encoding DUF2203 domain-containing protein, with translation MFKFFTVKEANAILPQIKVLVEEIAEKRDEIYYNIARYEELADLEEKSDKEDLEMMYAKSMVMMLESEIKEIIDTIQNFGVLVKGIDPVLVDFPSKNEDEDIFLCWKEDEEEIMYWHGINEGFKGRKPISLLKNPPKRSFYNF, from the coding sequence ATGTTTAAATTTTTTACAGTGAAAGAAGCAAATGCAATCCTACCTCAAATAAAAGTACTTGTAGAAGAAATAGCAGAAAAAAGAGATGAGATTTACTACAATATAGCTAGGTATGAAGAGTTAGCTGATTTAGAAGAAAAGTCAGACAAAGAAGACCTTGAGATGATGTACGCAAAAAGTATGGTGATGATGTTAGAGTCAGAAATAAAAGAGATTATAGATACTATACAAAACTTTGGGGTTTTAGTTAAAGGTATAGACCCAGTTTTAGTTGATTTCCCTTCAAAAAACGAAGATGAAGATATATTTTTATGCTGGAAAGAAGATGAAGAAGAAATAATGTACTGGCACGGAATAAATGAAGGGTTTAAAGGAAGAAAACCAATATCACTGCTAAAAAATCCTCCAAAAAGAAGTTTTTATAATTTTTAA